Genomic segment of Sebastes fasciatus isolate fSebFas1 chromosome 3, fSebFas1.pri, whole genome shotgun sequence:
aaaaaatattagtaaaatagccgaaaaatatataagaaaatatctataaaatattattaaaatatccgAAGAAATATCAGTTAAATATCCGAAAAATATTACTAAAAattccaaaaaatattagtcaAATAGCCAAAAAATATAcgaaaatatttataaaatattattaaaatatcagtaaaatatccgaaaaataataataataaaaaaatccaatGAAAAGTACttcaattatttttgtatttttttgtatagttttaaaattaaattattaatggTGAGTAAATGTAAAACCATTCAAAAAAGTCAGATTTCTCTAGAGTAGCCTAATAGTGAAATAAAGTAGTATGTTATTcaatataatgtattttttttttattattctcgATTAAATGTCGAAAGTTAAACTTGTCTTTTCATCTGAGCACCTAAAAAGATGTCAATGTCAATGAAAAAACAGCGACTTGAAATACGAATTGATTATTTGGATTATAAAGCAAAATCCATTACTTATGAATAGTTCTAcatcactggacaggaaggtcCAAAGATGGAAGATTGTAATCTGAAAAGGAATTAAAGATGTCGATGTAAAAAATTccaatttttgtttttcaaatatatgaaatgtttaaataaaatattctaaagaTATTAGTAAATTAtcggaaaaaaatattaaaatcttAGTAAAATATTTAGTTACATAAATTATCTTGGCTTTCCTACAATTCTGCATTTGCACTTTCCATAAGAAATGATCAAatggattttcaaaataattcaaataatcaattaatatatcaagttgctgtttttttctttgtcgaattgtggttgattttttttcactttaggCTCTGAGGTGGAAAGATGACCttacttttgacattttatagactaaacaatagtaataaatatatttcattatattgaataacatacaatatataaataacacCACCAGGAAAAAAATTCCACTTCTGCACAAACAACGATCAAGTAATTTAATGATTTCTGGAAATGCAGATCCAGTCAAgtcaaaatcatgttttttttccctttcagaAATGGGCTGTTCCACAGAGAAGTGCGACTGATGAAAATAAACCGAGTGTTCGTCCTCCTAACAGAGATGCTGAGAGGACTCTGGTATTTCTATTCCTCAAAATcacaattttattttcataacatTATAgcatttttctcaaaatatttcaactttattctcaaggtgtattcagtatttttttattttttggtagATGATATGAATGACTTTCATTACACTCAGTTTTTTTAATTGCATGTTTTCATTATTCTTGTTTTCAACTCAGAagcatttttgcctttttttctgttccaGTCCAATTAGATCCAGAATAACTAATCACATTTAGAGCGcttctctttgtctttgtgtgtgtgcaggcggtTCCTTTCAGAGGACACATCACAGATGGGATGCGGCCAGGGAAAAAGGTTGTAGTGATGGGTATTGTGGACTCCCATCCTGACAGGTGAAAAATAAGTTCATGTAACTTCCACTTTCCTTTTTAATCCATCCTCCTCCCCTCAGTATCAACAAACAACTACTTACTGAATATTCATGGGCCCCAGAGAATGAACCGTGATGATTTCGATGACCTCTTGGCCTTTCTTCTAGTGCACCATCAGGCTCAAATTCACACTTGACCAACACTTTGGTCCATGAATTACACTTACATTTACACTTCCTGAGGGTATCATTGACTCTGATGTCCATCGAGAATAAACGTCAATAAATCTGCTTTGAAATCATCAttgcctgagaatcatcacatttttaagttttctttacTATCCAATAATCCAGTGACAGTTGTCTGTATCTTCATGGgtacactgcaaacaggagcTGCTAATCGCTAATTCTGCATATTGCAAAAAATACAACCAAATACCAGAACCTATAGTAGATGACATTACAGCCCCCCATTTAATAAGGATTTATCTTTTTCTGTTATCATATTGGTTCCCAAATATGGTCATATGCTggtgtttacatgcatgtttcCATCCTTCAGATTAGTAAAACATTTTTGTCTTTATCTTCCTCCATTTTCACACAAAAATCAAATTTCACGCTgagctgatttaaaaaaagaaataaagtagAAGGACAAGCAGCTTTTCTTGCAGAAAAAACTCAGAGATCCACTTTAAATGACAGGAGGACCAGTGAGTTTGCTGAAAacaatcaactaataaattcagatgtattattatggattaagatacccagcagtatatgaagCACTTTAAATtagccccacctttaccagctgcaacatatTAGTGATGCTTACACATGAAAGCATCACTAGTTATAATCCTGAGATATTATGTAGCATATGATTGTCCTGAAATGGGCCATAATGAataattttatgtttgttttgtaacagtatttttacactgtggtaatcctacttttaattaaaagatttgagtatttcttccaccacaGTGTCACAATCAAGGCTGGTATTCGTCTCTCCGTTAGGTTCTACCTCGCCCTGACATGTGGTCGTGGAACCAGGGAGCCTCCGCCTGATGTGGCTCTGGAGGTCTGTGTTCGATTCAAGGACCGACAAGTCCTGCGCAGAGCCTGTGAGTCTGGATCCTGGGGAGACGTTGAAAGAGCCATGCCTTTCTTCCCCTTCATCAGAGACCAGCCATTCAAGGTACTAGAAGACTCTCAATCTGTGCAGTATAGTCTTCAGATGTGGCAGCAGCCAGCTCTTGTTCGTACCGGGAAAATTGTCCAAATCCAAATGTCAGGTAGGCCTACAGCAGAATTGTTCAAAACTGTCACACAGACTTGTTCATAACCACCCAATACTAAAAGCTACACATGAGCATGACAGTTTGCAGTGCTGAAATCAGAAGAATTACAAGCATTGGTTCCTTCACCAAACTCAATTTTGAGAGAAAAGAAGGTCACAAACCATTCACATTTTGTTCTGACTAGGGCTGTAATGctattcatttctttaatgcattagcgCAACTTGCGtaactatttaggttgtagcgggctcagttactggtatcatatgaaactagaaaatctaatgaatccattggtaccaaccatgtcttactagcttgtcacgaaggaggctaaataacactccaaacttacactaaattttggtgaggacaaactggcatggccattttacCAGTGtccccatgacctctgacctcaagatatgtaaatgaaaatgggttctatgggtacccacgagtctcccctttacagacatgcccactttatgattatcacatgcagtttggggcaagtcatagtcaagtcagcacactgacacactgacagctgttgttgcctgttgggctgcagttgaAAAGATGGTTAATTTTGGAATCTCTTTTGTCAAGTTTCACTTTAAATTTCAACATGTCAAATGAAATTGACCAAACATCCCCTTGTGTCTCGTCTCTCCTCCCAGATTGAGATTTTTTGTGAACACAGTCGGTTTCGTGTGTTAGTGGACGGACAGAAGCTGTTTGACTTTCACCACAGACTGACGTCACTTGGCGACATCGACACATTATGGATCAAAGGCAGCATCACCATCACTAAACTGGCCTGAAGTAAAGGACTTTGCTGTTGAACACGAGCCCCCCTTCTCAAAGTCATGGATCTCAAACTGTTTGAGTCATGAACAAACCTCCAGGACTCACCTCGTCTGAACACAATCTGTATTCACTCTGGACATCAGATGTTTAATATGGAGAGAAATTAGTCTCAATATTGGGGACAaatataataacctttcagcatattgtaattcaatatGGATTctgctggacggcagactccagctcggctctgattggttgttttcctccggtctgtgaaatcctgcagatgccattaggagcaccggaggaacatgatgtttttcagattacctgtctcatgctctactctcaggatatagcgactgttttataaatataactttttttaatcatatttgctccatttctgctgctttaaggaAAGTTGAAACTGTGTGGGAACTGTCATTTGTGACATTCACCAATTCCCCCAAAAGTTTCCAGAATATTTATAAAATCCTATTTTGAAATTTTAattctttattgttttattgttgattgTTTTCTCTTACTGCCATCAGAggcacttatttctttaaatgcTTTTAATCCCAACCAATGTTGCCCATTTAGCTATATTATGCAGAAATACAGAGGTGTAAATGAAGATGAAAGACTGTGTCAATATTGTGAACCAAATGAAGATGAGAACAAaattcatttaattaaattttgtcctttatatcatgatttatgacaaatagtttttttaaaagttCATATTCCTGGTTTAGATTTGATAGGTATGGAGACTGGAGCCTTCATTGaatatatttttgataatgtttttgtatgttCTGAATATCTTTCTAAAGCATGGGATAGGAGGAGAAAAGTAACATACAATAGATAAATTCCTCAAACTCATGCTTTTTTTAGTCATGTTTGGATTTGTGTATGTGTCTTGTGCTTAGGGGGCTGTGATTGTATATATGtgactgtttatttgttgtatttccaTTGTGGGATATATCCTGGAGCATTATTTGTGGGAGGTTCATGTTCACAATTGTGTCTGGATGATGTTTATGTTCGGATGATGTTGGTGTATTGTCCCTGTTAGATGATAGTTAATGCGTCTGAATGATCCCATGAGGGATGAGTTATATAAATGACCAGACAcgaaaataaattattcattcattcatatacaAACAGATGTTCAGCAACTATAAATAGTATCTAGCAGCATATACTGGGATTAATTGAAGGCCGCAGAGGCTGTGGGTGggattgtttttatatttagttgTATGTTAATCaattcaaagaaaaaaacagcaaattgaaatatgaattgattattttgattattaaGCAAAATCCATTTGATACATGTTtccactggacaggaaggggatggTGGATTTTAATCTGAAAAATTTGTTGACGTAAGAAATtaaaatttttgttttttaaatatctgacattttttaaaatcttagtAAAATATTTAGTTGAATAAATCATCTTGGTTTTCCTACGATTCTACATTTGCACTTTCCATAAGAAATTATCAAATggattttatttaataattcaaataatcaattaatatttCAAGTTGCTGGTTTTTCTTTGTCGAATTgtggttgattttttttcactttaggCTCTGAGGTGGAAAGATGACTTTAATTTTGACATTTAATAGActaaatgacaataataatgaatatattcgaaaatattgaataacatagtgtatatacactcaccggccactttattaggcacacctgttcaattgcttgttaacacaaatagctaatcagccaatcacatggcagtaactcaatgcattacgtcatctagatgtggtgaagacgacttgctgaagttcaaaccgagcatcagaatggggaagaaaggggatttaagtgactttgaatgtggcatggttgttggtgccagacgggctggtctgagtttttcaaaaactgctgatctactgggattttcacgcacaaccatctctagggtttacagagaatggtccgaacaagagaacatatccagtgagcggcagttgtgtggacggaaatgccttgttgatgtcagaggtcagaggagaacgggcagagtggttcgagatgatagaaaggcaacagtaactcaaataaccactcgttacaaccaaggtatgcagaataccatctctgaactcacaacacgtccaaccttgaagcagatgggctacagcagcagaagaccacccggtactagcaccggccactttattaggtacaccttgtacctaataaagtggtcggtgagtgtatatatacatatagtatatactatgttattcaatatattataatatattcattattattgtattattgtacacagtatatatatatatatatatatatatatatatatataaaaaaccatcaagcaaagaaaacaaacaatttgacaaagaaaaaaaacaggaactTGAAATATGAATTGATTATTTTGATTAATATGCAAAATCCATTTGATCCATGGTTTTaactggacaggaaggggatgaaaatTGTAAACTGAAAagtaactactactactactaaaataTCAAAAGAAATTTAAATCTTAGTAAATCTTAGTAAAATATTTAGTTACAAAAATGATCTTTGTTTTCCTACGTGAAGTTGTTGATATATTTCCTCCTCTCACAAATTGGATCTTTGAGGCTCTGAGATGATAttacttttgacattttatagactaaacttACTTAGATATTACATTTTTGAATGGTTTTACATTTACTCACCATTAATCATGaatcactttattttgaaaactatacaaaaaatacaaaaataagtacAGTAGTTTTATTGGATGTTAAAGAAACACAGGCACACTGAATATTAATAGAAATCACTTAGTTCAACAATtacatgtctatatatatatatatataaaaaaatataaatgtccgacaaatgtccgaaaaaagtaaaacaaaagtgtgaaaaatgtccgaaaaaagtctcccgtcacaggctagattttttaaagcctgaaaacagagccatgaggaggtgcagaagtctagttttgtctcagaacacttgaattacaataagttgaaagtttattatggaatttttgaccaatgatgccaaaaaatattctgccactttattaggtacaaggtgtacctaataaagtggccggtgctagtaccgggtggtcttctgctgctgtagcccatctgcttcaaggttgggcGTGTTGTGcattcagagatggtattctgcataccttggttgtaacgagtggttatttgagttactgttgcctttctatcatctcgaacctctctgcccattctcctctgacctctgacatcaacaaggcatttccgtccacacaactgccgctcactggatatgttctcttgttcggaccattctctgtaaaccctagagatggttgtgcgtgaaaatcccagtagatcagcagtttttgaaatattcagaccagcccgtctggcaccaacaaccatgccacgttcaaagtcacttaaatcccctttcttccccattctgatgctcggtttgaacttcagcaagtcgtcttcaccacatctagatgacgtaatgcattgagttactgccatgtgattggctgattagctatttgtgttaacaagcaattgaacaggtgtgcctaataaagtggccggtgagtgtata
This window contains:
- the LOC141764222 gene encoding galectin-related protein-like, with the protein product MAETHRVTAQGRKKWAVPQRSATDENKPSVRPPNRDAERTLAVPFRGHITDGMRPGKKVVVMGIVDSHPDRFYLALTCGRGTREPPPDVALEVCVRFKDRQVLRRACESGSWGDVERAMPFFPFIRDQPFKIEIFCEHSRFRVLVDGQKLFDFHHRLTSLGDIDTLWIKGSITITKLA